The Leopardus geoffroyi isolate Oge1 chromosome C3, O.geoffroyi_Oge1_pat1.0, whole genome shotgun sequence genomic interval CAGCGGCTCCAGCCCGTGTGTCAAGCGGCCCACGCACAGCTCGGCTCTCTTTTCCTGCAGGCAGGGGCGAGCAGGCCTGCATtcagctgggggaaggggggtgctGGAGGAGAGGTAGTGCTCCTGCCTAGGGGAGCCAAGGGGATCCGGGCTGGGGGCGTCCTAGGGACAGCGAGGGGAAGAAATGGGCCAGAAAAGAGGCCTCGAGGCAGGTGCCACAGGCAAGCCCCACCTTTTCCACGAAGTCACGGAGGCCTGTACGCAGGAGTAGCCATAGCTGGCGGGCACGGGCGCGCGGGGTCATGTTCTGCCACCGCAAGCTGCTGGTAAAAAGCCCTGGGACTGGCTCCGAAAACGACTCTGCGGGTCAGCAGTGGAAACACTGTCGATGTGTGGTCTTGGGCCCCAAACTCTGGAGGCTGTAGGCAGCCAGGGGCCCTCCCGAGTGCCTCGCCAGGTTAGGGGACTCCCCACGGAGTGTTGTGTCGCGGCAGACAGAACCGGTGCCTGAGTGAGGCCTGTCACGTGGGGATCTGGGGCGGCGAGGCCAGGCCACCTCACCATTCTTCTCCTTGAGCAGCCCTGGATCCGGGACGTCATAGCTGTCGGCATCATACAAGTCGAGATCCAGGATCAGGCTGTCACCTTCTACTGAAAAGGGGTTGCTGACATCTGACACTCCGGTCTCCATTTTGGCCTCTGCAGGTCCGGGCCGCTCAACAGCCCCTAGGACCGTTGCTAGGATACCGGAGGCAGTAGCCCCGCCCTTGACGCAGACCCCGCCCCACACGCAGCACGGAGCCTAGGTCCCCACTAAATCACAGAAATTTTTTATTGGAAACAAACCAGCTGCAGCAAAGTGACACTCAGTGCACGCTGCCCAACGGGCAGGGTACGGGGGAAGGGTGGTACAGGTGGGCGTCAGGGGCTGGCCAAGCCCAGCGTGGTGACCGCAGGGGCCTGCTTACTGGGTCTCGGGCCCTTTGGGCTGGAGTGTGCAGGCCCAGGCCTGATCCGGCacgaaatacaaaaataaactctgtaGTCCAGCTGTCCCTGCCTGTGTCAGTTCGTCGGGGCAGGGCAGTGGCTCTTcccaccaggccctgtgctgtccagCCCGACCACAACATGGGCAGCTGGAGCCCGTGGGAGTGAGCAGACGTCTGCAGGCGGGAGCCAAAGGGCTAGGTGGGCGTGGCCTTGGGCGGCGCTGCAGCCTTGGCAAGCCCCGGGATGACCACCAGCTGGGGAGGCCTTGGGGCACCCTCAAGTGAGGGTTCCAGGCACTGGCTGAAGCTGAACGAAGCTGGGGCCTCTGCTCCTCGTCCTCACATACAGATCACCGGGACCCTGGGCAGAAGACGGCACACAGTGAGCTTCCAGAGCCACCTCCCAGGAGGTCAGGCAGAGAGGCACCCACTCTGTGCTATCGACCCCTGGCTACAGAGAGCCAGGCCACAGCCACCGTCACACACCTGTCCTCCTCCATGGCGCTGGTCTCCTCGGGTCCGCCCTCACTGCCTCCACTTgcgctctcttcctcctcctcctcctcttcctcctcctcctcgcccaGCTCCATGTCTAGCTCGTTGCCGGCCTCCGAGGGGGTATACGTGGATCCGCTGGGGGAGGTGTGGGAACGGGTCTTAGGACTGCCTGTCCCTGACCCGTTGCTGACCCCAGGGAGGACAAAGTCAGGAGCGGGGTGGGTACAGCTGGGGAAGTGGCATGTGACAAAGCAGGGGCTGAGGGAAAGGAGGCGGCCAGGCGCCCACCTGATGGACCGGCAGCTGAAGAACACAACCCGCTTCAGCCGCTTGTTGTAGAAGAAGTAGTTGAAGGACCAGAGGCTGCCATCCTCCCCAAAGGGGTCTGAGTCCAAATCCGGGTTGTAACTGCAGAGCGTGGGGCAAGAAGTGGCATGAAGGCCCAAGTGCCACATACACCCACGGCCCTCCTGCAGGAATGCCGGCCCACCTGTAGATGTCACACTCGGACAGGCAGATCTCCTCATCTACTGCGTTCCAGAGCTGCGGCTTCAGGGCCTTGAAGTCCTCCCGTACGGCCGAAAACAGGCTGCAGTTGACTGCGTTCACCACCTAGGATGGTCACGGTTGGGACTGGCTAGGACGCAGAACGGGAGGCATGAACTGGGCAGAACCCAGGGGCCACTACAAGTCGGAAGGACAGTCGAGATAGCTGTGGGGCTGcgggtccctccccccacctgacCCTCACCCAGCTGAGGCTGGGTTCCCTGCTGAACTCATGGCTTCGGGCTGTGCTGAAGTCATAGTCAGGCCGGAAGGACTCGTTGAGCGTGGCAATCAGGTAGAAGAGCGTCTTGCGGCTGCACTTGTCGCTCAGCGGGCCCTCATCCTCACCACCTTGGCTCTTGCTCAGTCTGCAGAGAGAGAAGCATCAGCCCAGCACTGCCCTGAACCCCACAGCCCACAGCAGGCACGCCCTGCGGCAGCTTACCTGCTGGGGCTGAGGCCCGACGTCTGGGGTGGAGACAGCGCCTCCAGCACGTGGGGCTGGCCCTCCTGGCAGAACTGCTTAAACATGTGCTTGTCGTCTCCCGCCATCTTACACGAGTAGCTCTCGATCCTGCAAGGGGCACGTGGGACCACGGAGCATGCCACCCATCAGGTTCCACTCAAGGGTCTCTGAGACACCAGCCTACACAACCTCCACCTCACCTGCCAATGATGTGGGCGTCTCCAGTCTCCACCGTCAGCTGCGAGTTGATGGCTTCGAAGCTCGAGTTCTCCAACAGCTTCATGTCCTTGGGGAGGGCGTCCTGCGCTCAGAGGGGCTAGTGCTGCCTGAGGGTGGGAGACCGGTCCATGAGTCTCTGGCCCCTGGGGCTCAGCCTCTGGCCTCCCAACCGGGTAAGTGGAGCCGCTGTAAACAAGCCGGGTCCCTCCTGCGGCTTACTCCTAAGCCCTCCGAGCTGGTAGGAGAGGCGGATTAGATCCTGTTACCTGAGACTGGTGAGCTGAGGCTCTAGCTCGGCCAACCCTCTCCCCGTCCCCATACCTGGGGGCGCACCAAAGATCTTGCTCATGCTGGGGCCTCTGGTTTATCTCCCTGGACACTGCCCACCGCGACAGAAGAGCCTCCTCCACCGTTAGGGGTGAGGGTCACTGTGAGCCCCCAAAAGTGCGGGACTCCTGCAGTACCCTCCGGCCAAGCTCCTCAGCTAGGCTAATAACCCGCACCGGGTTAGGATCCAGGacacctggggctggggctggggccctgcGGTCACCTGGGCGCAGCGCTCTTCCCTGTTCTACAGGCTCTCTATCCAGGTAAAGAGGAGAGCCATAGGCTTCCTCCGTTCTTCCCCGCGCCTAATTTCTTCGTAAGTTAGTGACGCCACGGAACAGAGGCAGGCACCAAGACCCGCGAAGGGCCGGTCGGCCGGCCGCTAGCGCTCCAGCGTCAGCCTGGCCGCACCCGCCTCTCCGCCGGGCTAAGGGAAACCCCAGCCTAGTAGCGGAGAACTACAAATCCCAGGAGGCAGTGCGCCCCGGGACTCGCGCACGCGCGCACGCTCGCCGGCGCGAAGACCGCTGGGGGCTGGAGTTCTGAAGGCCCCGACACGGCGCCGGTCACAGAGCGGACACCTACCTGCTTGCGCAGCGCTCAGTGTGGCCGGGCCGGGTCTGGCCGGTTGACTTCGGCGCGGGTAAGGAGGCGGTGTGGGCTCCGGGCAGCTCGGGCTCCTCAGGACCGGAGGGCGGCGCCGCGGCCTCCGTTCGGGCCGCACTGTATCCGGGGGAAGAAGCTCCGCGACGACGTCCCGTTACTCCCGGCCCTGCCGGCCCTGCCGGGCTGCCACCGCGACATAGCCTCGCCCCTGGAAGGCGACCGACTATCGCGACCGACCTGCCCGCCGACCGCCACAGAAGGCCCGAGAGAGCAAAGGACCGAGCGAGCGACCTCTGCCTCCCCGGGCCGGACAACAACAAGCGTCCGCAaggcccggccccccgcccctgAATGGCCTGGTCCAGCCGCCGGGATCGAGAGCTCGGCTAGCCATTGGAAGCGTCTCCCGCCGTTCACTCCTACCGTCCACGTCTACTGGCTGCCCTGCCTGTCCGTCACTCTTCGAGGCCGTGCGAtcccacctcccttcctggcGCTCATTGGCTGCGCCTCCTCGCTCATCCCGCCCCTGGTGTCAGCCCGCCTTCCCAGGAGTGGCTGGCGGACCAACGCGGGGCCCGCCCGCCGGGCAACCTGCGGCTCGGAAGGAGCCTGGGAATAGCGTCTTGCCCCGGACCGGCGCGGGGGGTAGACGCGGACCGTTCGGCTGCAGCCCCCGCCCGCCGAGCCTCTAGGTCGTGTCCATCCTGGGTAAGACAGGAGGGTCAGAGCCGGGCCCCGACGCTCTGGCCACGGCCGGAACCCCAGGCTCGCGGCCCCAGTTTCCGGTCGGCGGAGGCGCTCAGGGGCCCGAGCCCACGGAAGCGGGCTTGGGGGTCGGGGCCGGGGCCGGACAGGAGATGGCGCCGCCTGCGGGTGGCGCGGCAGCGGCCTCGGACCCGGACTCGGCCGCGGTGCTCCTGGCTGTGCACGCCGCGGTGAGGCCGCTGGGCGCGGGTCCGGACGCCGAGGCACAGCTGCGCAGGCTGCAGCTGAGCGCGGACCCCGAGCGGCCCGGGCGTTTCCGGCTGGAGCTGCTGGGCTCGGGACCCGGCGCGGTGAGTGGGGGCGGCGAGGGCGCGGGGCCCTGGGCCAGTCCCCTCCGCTAGACAGCTTTGTGCCCTTGAGCAGTTCTCTTTCCCTTGTTGTCGTTTCCTCGCCTGTAAAGTGGGGGTAAATGCTCCGCTTCCTATCTTTATAGGAGTTCTGTGAGGGCTTTCTAAGGTGATAGGAGTAAGGGTCTTAGGACGGGGCACGTGGCCTGTAAATGTTACGTCGTGCTCCTTTGGTCATCATGCAGGGTGTGCTGGCGGGAGGCACTGAGCCCGCACTCTCCCCTTCCTCAGGTCAGTTTGGAGTGGCCCTTGGAGTCAGTTTCCTACACGGTCCGAGGTCCCAGCCAGCATGAGCTGCAGCCCCCGCCAGGAGGGCCTGGGACCCTCAGCCTGCACTTCCTCAACCCTCAGGAAGCTCAGCGGTGGGCAGCTCTAGTCCGAGGTGCCACCATGGAGGGACAGAATGGTTAGTGCTCTGGAGCGAAGACTCCTTTTGGCTGGCCGGGCACTGCGAGTACTGGGAGAGAACGAAAGTAGCCCAAGCCCCCCAGGCCTGGATGGGGGAAGGAGTGGGGAAAGCTGGGCCCACCGTACCCCCTTTTGGGTCCTGGGAAGGCTCCCAGGAGGGAGaaggtggagaaaaggagaacagGCTGGAAAGCTTGAAAAGCTGGAGCCTGGAGTAGCAGACAGATGTGGAGGCCCAGCAGGCAGGCCCTCAGGGTCTGGGTGAGGAGTGCATCAGGAGCATGGAAATGTACTCAGTGGAGAGTGACAGGTTCAGATTCGAGCTACTGAAGActggttgaggggcgcctgtcggttaagtgtctgacttcagctcaggtctgatctcaatgtccgtgggttccagccctgcattgggctctgtgctgacagctcggagcctggagcctgctttggattttgtgtctgtctgtctctctctctttctctctctctctctctctctccctctctccctccctccctccctccccctctccccctctccccccccccccccccgcgtgcgtgtgtactttctctttctcactctcaaaaacaaacattaaaaaaaaaaaaaaaacagtaaaagattGGTTGAGACCTCCCTTTGTGTGGGGGTGGTGTAGCAGATAGGGCTGGAGAGAAGGGTGTTTTCAGAGATACTTAGGAGATGGAATTGGCTGGATTTCATGGCttttaaatggaagaattcaTGGTtgagaaagaaagctggagaaacaAGGTACTATGGAACTCCCAGACAGAGGACCTACGTGGAAGGGAATGGAGGTGGCTAGGTTCTTACACATCTGTGGGGAGAAGAACCAGGTGGatctgggctggggtggggctctGGAGAGGTAAAGATTGGCAGTAGAAAAGTTCAACCCAGGTCACcaggagagagaagcaagagaggGTCTGACGGGTAGATAATGcagcaaggaaaggaaaggaaagggccCGCAGATGTGTCAGAAGATCTgccagagggaaaagaagaacCTTACTATGCAATGTAAGAGAGGCCCAGACAACACAGCACTTGCAGAAGGAGAAGGACGTccttcgttcgttcgttcgttcgtttgTTCATCAGATGTGTATCCTGGCAcccgctctgtgctgagcatgttAGGCCTTGGAGACTTAGCATGAATGAGACTTGGACTTCCTGCCCTCTTGGGACTTGAATTTCCAGAAAGGAGAACATATAACATTGGTAAGCATAGACTTGTGGTGCACACAGCATAGCATACAGGCTTCTGGAATCGCTATGTATACTTGGTACTAGTGTAACCTTGTGCGTCAAAACATTTATTGGAAAACAAGTAAAATTCTGCCAGATGGTGGAAGAATAGAAGAGAGGAGTTTGCAATttacacacatcttttttttttttttaaagtttatttatttgagagagagaaaacaatcccaggcaggctccacactgttagcacagagcccaacacagggatcaAACTCGCGAACCTGTCAGATtgtgtcctgagccgaaatcgagagtcagatgcttaaccgacagagccacccaggtgccccgggagggGTTTGCAATTTAAAATTGGTTGGCAGGGAAAGTCTCATTAAGGTGATGGTTGAATGAAACTCGAAGGTCCTCGTGTGATCACACCCACGTGGCCAGGAAGCAGCAGGCACCAAAGTCCCGAGGCaagtgtgtatgttgtgtgtgtatgtgtgtgtgatctttGGGACTAGGTCAAGGCTGGGCCAGGCCTGGTCCTGGGTGCTCAGGGGTCCTGTTCATCACAGTGGGCAGATAGCTCAGAACACTGAGGGCCTGAGGTCGTCACAGGAGCTGCAGGACAGGTAGGCTGGGCCTCAGGAGGAAGGTAAGGGGAGACACAGGTGCCCGGCCAGGCAGTGGCCCAGGGGGTTTTTTGGGGATGGGAGCAGCCCGAGGTGTTCTGTGCTGGTGGTAGAGCCAGTTGAGAGGAGGGGTGTCCCTGAGGGCACCAAGAGACTACCTGATTGCAGGCCTCCTGGTGAGCAAGAAGGGGCAGGCTTCTGAGGACCTGTTTCGGTTCCGCAGTGAGGCCAAGGGAGCATCCCTGGCTGGCTTAGAGGGCATGTAGAGGCCAAGGGAAGTGGCCTGGCTTCTTTGGAGGAGGGGCATAGGTGAGGCTAGACAGTAGAAGCATGCAGAAGCATTCCAGAGCAAGGAAAAGCCAAGTGCAGCTTCAGCTCTGAGAGGAGTTGGTAGGAACCTTTTAGGGGTTTTTGAGGGCCAGgattgggtggggggaggcctgGCTTAATGTGTGGCCAAACGCCAGGGAATGGGCTATGAGCTAGGAGGTGGCAAAAGTCCCGGAAACCTGGTCAGCATAGGCCTGGGTGAGTAACTCGGCTTGGGGGCCGAGTCACAGgagaccccagcccagccctcatCTTCCCTCCTAGGCAGCCTGCCCCAAGCCCTGGGCCTAGAAATGTGCCCTGTTTCCCCGCCCAGTCCCCCTGGAGTGCCCACACTCCGGGCCCCACAACCCAAGGTGGATCTTTGCTGGAGCCCTGGAGACTTGATGGAGAAAGGTAAAGGCAGGTGGCTGGAGGGGGTTGGAAGCAGCAGTCTGTGCTCAGCCCTGATGGCTTTTTGTCTCTCCCTGCAGAAGagctggtggggcgcctggccCAAGCCATTGAGGGTGGGGACGAGAAGGGGGCAGCCCAAGCAGCAGCCACCCTGGCCCGACATCATGTGGCTCTGAGTGTCCAGCTCCAGGAGGCCTGCTTCCCTCCTGGCCCCATCAGGTGAGGTCTTCTTTACTCTGCCATCCTAGCCCTCCCGGGTCCCCGTCCTCCCTCCTGACCTATACTCTGGCCCAGGCTACAGGTGACAGTTGAGGACGCCGCGTCCTCTGCCCACGTCTCACTGCACGTTCACCCCCACTGCACCATTGCGACCCTCCAGGAGCAGGTAAGCATGGGGTCGGggggagccctgtgtggggcaaGGGGCCTTCGAGTGACGCTGCCTTGATGCTCCGGCCCCAGGTGTTCTCAGAGTTTGGCTTCCCACCAGCTGTGCAGCGCTGGGTCATTGGGCGGCGCCTGTGTGTGCCCGAGTGCAGCCTCGCTTCCTACGGGGTCCAGCAGGATGGGGACCCCGCTTTCCTCTACCTGCTCTCAGCCCCGCGAGAAGCCCCAGGTCAGTCCTTGGTGTGGATGGGATGAGGAGGGGAGGCGCAGCCTGACACGCCCCTGAGCCCCACCTCCTCTTCCACAGGACGCAGCCCTCAGTGTCCCCAGAAGATGGATGGGGAACTAAGTCGCCTGTTTCCTCAGTCATTGGGGCAGCCCAGAGCTCCTCTGCCAGCCACCtccagcctccccagcccccttcaGGTAGGTGAGGGACTGGGCACCCTGGGCCTGGGATTCTCTGGGCACCAGAAGGAAAGGGTAAGCAGCAACGATTTCCCCACCTCCACAGCCTGGCTGGTCCTGCCCTTCCTGCACGTTCATCAATGCTCCCAGCCGACCCGGCTGTGAGATGTGCAGCACCCAGAAGCCCTGCACTTGGGACCCCCTTCCTGCAGTTTCCACCCCGCTGGCAAAGGTACCAGAGGCTGAagaagggagggggatgggcagggggatAGGACAAGCAGAATGACTTATCTTTCCCTCACCCCCAGGTCACAAGGAGAGAGGATGGCCCTGTCCCTCCAGGCTCAAGGTCCCTGGACCCCCTCCTAAAACTCTCAGGAGACCTTTGCTGACTGCTTGCTCTAGGGGTCAAGCCAGGGTTGTGGAGGGGCCACAATCTGGAGTCATTAAAGGCACTTCTGAGCCAGCTGAGTACCCCTTCCTTGTGCCTTTGTGCGGATCGATCTGCTGGGACGACGGACTGTGGGCATAGTCCCCTTGGGACTCAACTTGGCAGAGGCAGGGCCTGGTCGTCAGCTGGTGGGACAACCCAACCAGGCCCAGGTGACTATACTTAGCCTCCAGATCCCAGAGATCCTGGAAACACATGGGGCTGAGATCTCTTCCTAGAACCCAAGGGCACACAGAGCCCCCTCCCTAACACCTGGCCATGCCTCCTGTTGTCCACCCGAAACCCTCAGGCACACCCTCTCCTTGCTTCCACCTGGCTCTTGCCCTTCCCAGTGGCCACCAGTCTTAGGCTATTCCAGCCAGGATGCTCCTCACGTTCCCTCCTGGGGACAAGAAAAGCTCAGAAGCTAGGACCCGGGTGCTGCCACCGCCACCCTCCCCTTGCCCTCACAGCCTACTCCTACTACTTGCCTCGTTTGTCTGACCCAGACTCACCCCAGCCACCCTGTGGGTTGCCAGGAGGTGCTGTCCCAGAACACCTCTACCCTGCCCCCTCCAGTTGTCCAGCCAAGAGATCAGGAGCACACTCTGGGTGGCCTCTGCCTAGCTCTGCCTCCTTAGCACTGCTGCCggctgcctcccttccccacctccagtgCTGCCTGCCACCTCCCAGTCCCCAGCCTGTACACGGCAGCGTCGGTCACACTGCATGGGACAACCCTGAGAGCTCGAGAGCAAGGGTCTTAGTCCCAGAGTCCCCTGCAAACGTGTGCTCCCATCACACAATAGCTCAAACATGTGTTGAGAAACTTAATTTATTTCCATGATGGGGGCTGAAGGATCTGGAGCTAGAACCTGGTCTCTGGCCCCTTTCCCTCTTGTCCCAAAGAAAGAGGAGCTTGGCCAAGCGGGCCAGCTGAGGCCTGAACAGGTCCAGGGTGGCTCCTTGGCTTGCGGGCCTGTTCAGGCAAGACGGCAAGCAGACGTTGGGTAGGGTCACTTGGGTGGCCGATATGCCAGCTTCCGGCTCTTCAGGACTGACCACTTATGCCGCTTCATGGCATAGACCAGAGGCAATAGCAAGcccatcatcatcaacatctgGGGATGAGGCAGGCTCAGAAGGAGGAGGTAGAAAGGACCCCAGCCCAtttcccagcccctctcccacgcCCGGCCATTTCACCTTGAGCCCCATGCGTTTGCGATGGTCATGCTCTGGCTCGGATGCCCAGCGCAGGAAGGTACACACATCCTTGGCTACCTGGGACATGGTAGCTGGGGTGCCTGAGCCAAGAATAAGTGTTAAGGGCTGCCCTTGGGGGTCCCTCCCCAACCTGGTACAGCCCTAGAGCAACCTCCTCCATGCAGCTGAGATGGGGTCCAGACCAAGGCTTCAAAACCAATGGGactgcccccttcccctgcccccccgcccccccccaggccaGCACGCAGGGGCCTGGGCTAGACGGGGTTGCAATGGCTGCCCGTAAGCTGGCTCGGTGCTGGAGCCAAGAAGAGTGCACGACCTCTTTCTGTGCATGACACAGAAAGCATCCCTGGCAGTGGGAAAAGGAAGACCCGGCTCGTCCGCCCCCAGGGTGGGGGCTGCTCACCATCGTCATACTCCAAGACCTCAGTGTAGATGGGAGGAGCCATGCCGATGGCCTGGCCAGGAAAGTAGGGGTTGAAATAGAGACCTTCTCGCAATGACACACCGGTGGGCGGCTCGCAGTAGCCGGTTAGCAGGGAGAAGACGTAGTCCTCACCACCGTGCCTGGGACCAGATCCATGCCTCCTCAGCCCTGGCACAAGGTGGactttcctgccccctccccacaccgcCCTGCAGGCAGCAAGCGTACCTAGCTCGCACGATGTAGCTGAGGTCAGGGGGCAGTGCTCCATTGTTGGCTGCTCGAGCGGCCTCAGGGTTGG includes:
- the MAF1 gene encoding repressor of RNA polymerase III transcription MAF1 homolog isoform X1, which gives rise to MKLLENSSFEAINSQLTVETGDAHIIGRIESYSCKMAGDDKHMFKQFCQEGQPHVLEALSPPQTSGLSPSRLSKSQGGEDEGPLSDKCSRKTLFYLIATLNESFRPDYDFSTARSHEFSREPSLSWVVNAVNCSLFSAVREDFKALKPQLWNAVDEEICLSECDIYSYNPDLDSDPFGEDGSLWSFNYFFYNKRLKRVVFFSCRSIRWAPGRLLSLSPCFVTCHFPSCTHPAPDFVLPGVSNGSGTGSPKTRSHTSPSGSTYTPSEAGNELDMELGEEEEEEEEEEEESASGGSEGGPEETSAMEEDRVPVICM
- the MAF1 gene encoding repressor of RNA polymerase III transcription MAF1 homolog isoform X2: MKLLENSSFEAINSQLTVETGDAHIIGRIESYSCKMAGDDKHMFKQFCQEGQPHVLEALSPPQTSGLSPSRLSKSQGGEDEGPLSDKCSRKTLFYLIATLNESFRPDYDFSTARSHEFSREPSLSWVVNAVNCSLFSAVREDFKALKPQLWNAVDEEICLSECDIYSYNPDLDSDPFGEDGSLWSFNYFFYNKRLKRVVFFSCRSISGSTYTPSEAGNELDMELGEEEEEEEEEEEESASGGSEGGPEETSAMEEDRVPVICM
- the SHARPIN gene encoding sharpin isoform X1 translates to MAPPAGGAAAASDPDSAAVLLAVHAAVRPLGAGPDAEAQLRRLQLSADPERPGRFRLELLGSGPGAVSLEWPLESVSYTVRGPSQHELQPPPGGPGTLSLHFLNPQEAQRWAALVRGATMEGQNGSLPQALGLEMCPVSPPSPPGVPTLRAPQPKVDLCWSPGDLMEKEELVGRLAQAIEGGDEKGAAQAAATLARHHVALSVQLQEACFPPGPIRLQVTVEDAASSAHVSLHVHPHCTIATLQEQVFSEFGFPPAVQRWVIGRRLCVPECSLASYGVQQDGDPAFLYLLSAPREAPGRSPQCPQKMDGELSRLFPQSLGQPRAPLPATSSLPSPLQPGWSCPSCTFINAPSRPGCEMCSTQKPCTWDPLPAVSTPLAKVTRREDGPVPPGSRSLDPLLKLSGDLC
- the SHARPIN gene encoding sharpin isoform X2 gives rise to the protein MAPPAGGAAAASDPDSAAVLLAVHAAVRPLGAGPDAEAQLRRLQLSADPERPGRFRLELLGSGPGAVSLEWPLESVSYTVRGPSQHELQPPPGGPGTLSLHFLNPQEAQRWAALVRGATMEGQNEELVGRLAQAIEGGDEKGAAQAAATLARHHVALSVQLQEACFPPGPIRLQVTVEDAASSAHVSLHVHPHCTIATLQEQVFSEFGFPPAVQRWVIGRRLCVPECSLASYGVQQDGDPAFLYLLSAPREAPGRSPQCPQKMDGELSRLFPQSLGQPRAPLPATSSLPSPLQPGWSCPSCTFINAPSRPGCEMCSTQKPCTWDPLPAVSTPLAKVTRREDGPVPPGSRSLDPLLKLSGDLC